From a single Phaenicophaeus curvirostris isolate KB17595 chromosome 8, BPBGC_Pcur_1.0, whole genome shotgun sequence genomic region:
- the SEC22B gene encoding LOW QUALITY PROTEIN: vesicle-trafficking protein SEC22b (The sequence of the model RefSeq protein was modified relative to this genomic sequence to represent the inferred CDS: inserted 2 bases in 1 codon) gives MSSRPFPAGSVAGGGGGXGGPQRGAEMVLLTMIARVADGLPLAASMQEDEQSGRDLQQYQSQAKQLFRKLNEQSPTRCTLEAGAMAFHYIIEKGVCYLVLCEAAFPKKLAFAYLEDLHSEFDEQHGKKVPTVSRPYSFIEFDTYIQKTKKLYIDSRARRNLGSINTELQDVQRIMVANIEEVLQRGEALSALDSKANSLSSLSKKYRQDAKYLNMRSTYAKLAAVAVFFIMLIVYVRFWWL, from the exons ATGTCGTCGAGGCCGTTTCCGGCTGGCTCCGTGGCaggcggtggcggcgg gggcgggccgCAACGGGGAGCGGAGATGGTGCTGCTGACTATGATCGCCCGCGTGGCGGACGGGCTGCCGCTCGCCGCCTCTATGCAGGAGGACGAGCAG TCAGGCCGTGACCTGCAACAGTACCAGAGTCAAGCGAAGCAGCTCTTCCGCAAGCTGAACGAGCAGTCCCCCACGAGGTGCACTCTCGAAGCAGGTGCCATGGCTTTCCA CTACATCATTGAGAAAGGAGTGTGTTACCTGGTCCTGTGTGAAGCTGCATTCCCCAAGAAGCTGGCTTTTGCATACCTGGAAGACTTGCATTCAGAGTTTGATGAGCAGCATGGCAAGAAGGTGCCAACGGTCTCCAGGCCCTATTCCTTCATTGAATTTG ACACCTACATCCAGAAAACCAAGAAGCTGTACATTGACAGCCGTGCGAGGAGGAACCTGGGCTCCATCAACACAGAGCTGCAAGATGTGCAGAGGATCATGGTGGCCAACATCGAGGAAGTCTTACAGCGAGGAGAGGCACTTTCAG CTCTTGATTCCAAGGCCAACAGCTTGTCCAGTTTGTCCAAGAAGTATCGTCAGGACGCGAAGTATCTGAACATGCGTTCCACTTATGCCAAACTTGCAGCCGTAGCTGTGTTCTTTATCATGTTGATCGTCTATGTGAGATTCTGGTGGCTGTGA